In Desulfofustis limnaeus, the genomic stretch AGGCCATATCGGCCGGGTGGGTCTTGTCGATCAGCTTCAGCAGGTGGCCGGTGGCGCTGCGTCGGTTGAGACGTCGCACCATGTCGAGAAGGACCATGCCTTCATTGCCGATGAGTTCCCGTTTCCCTCTGTTGTCTTGCCCCATAGCCATGGTCGGATCTCTTGGTGAAAATAGTAAGCTTCCTTGCCACGTACAAAGGTTGGCGGTATAGTAGCGCTCTCATTTATAGTCAATCAGGTTCTATTTGCACGTCATTTTTCAAACCGCCAGGCAATTAGAATCAACCGTTTCTCTTTGGTGCTCAGGCTGGTTATCTGCGTACCACAATCAACGCTGCTCATGTCCTCTCTCCAACACATAGATTCGGAAGAACGGCTCATCAAGGCCATACAGGAGGCCGTTGATCTGCATCGGTCGGGAGATCTGGCGGCTGCCGAAAGCTCCTATCGCCGCGTGCTGGACGTGCTTCCCGGTTCCTGGCAGATTCTCTACAATATCGGCTTGGTGCTGCATGAAAGCGGTCGCCTGGACGAGGCAATCGCCACTTACCATCAGGCACTGGATTGCGGTGGTGATGACCATGATCTTTACTTTAATCTCGCGCACGCCCACAAGCAACAGGGGCACCTCGATGCCGCCATCGATCTGTATCGGACGGCGCTGGCCGGTATGCCGAGCAGCACGGATGCCAGCTATAATCTGGCCGGCTGTTATCTTGCCAAAGGGAAGTACGAACCGGCACGGCAGTTGTACCGGGAAATCCTGCAAACCAATCCCGACCATCTTTCGGCGCTCAACAACCTTGCCTACCTGGAGCATCGAACCGACAACGTTGACGTCGCCCTTGGTTACTATCGAAAGCTGCTCGCACTTTCTCCCGAGCACGCCGCTGCCGATTACATGGTGGCGGTGCTTACCGGCGCAGAGCGTTCCTCGGCTCCGGCCTCCTACGTGGAGGAGATGTTTGACCGTTACGCGGATCACTACGAGGAGAGCCTCGTCTCCGAATTGTCGTATTCCGTTCCGGACCAACTCTTCCAGCTCCGGTGCAAGCGATGCGGTCAATCACGCGTTGCTGCCGTGCTTGATCTCGGCTGCGGCACCGGCTTAAGTGGCATACGCTTCGGAGAGATTGCCGACTGTCTGCATGGGGTGGACCTGTCCCGAAACATGTTGGCCGAGGCAGCGCGCAAAAAATGTTACGATACTCTCTATCATGCCGCTATCGAGTCGTTTCTCCAATCAAGCGAAACGCGCGCCTATGACCTGATCATAGCTGCCGATGTGTTTGCCTATATCGGTGATGTACGGCAGGTATTTGCTCTTAGCCGGAAAAAGACGGTCGATGGGGGCTGGTTATTCTTTTCCGTTGAGGAACTGCGCGAGTCGGATTGCTCCATGCGACTCGGCCCCACTGGCCGTTTCGCCCATGGAGATCGGTGCATCAGGGAGCTTGCCGTTGAGACCGGCTGGCTCGTGGCCACCAGTGAAAAGGTGTTGCTGCGTCAGGAAAAAGGCGAATGGGTTCAAGGTGTTATATATGGCCTCCAGAACCTCAATTAAAAAGAGCGGAACTCTGGACAAGCCAGCAGATCAACAGGCCGAGCCCGAGCGAGAAAAAACCGAAGAACCGCATGGTGGAGAGCGGAAGCTCCTGCAGTTTCGTCAGCCACTCTTTCATCTTTTCCGGGGCCACGGCATACGGCAACCCCTCGACTATCAACACCATGCCGACCACGAGCAGCAGTAATTTCATAACACACTGATGTACTTGAAAATTCAGTTCTTAACCAGGCTTTCCCGGATCGATACCCGTTTGCGAGACGGGCATAAAGACTCAGCTACCGATAGGTACACCTGAGTCGGACGCACCAAACTATTTATGTTTACAAAACAAAAGAGATAAGGTACTAAAAAAGGCTCTCCAGCGCTGCTGAATGAGCCGTTTCCGGCTCACGGTTTTACCGGTCCCGTCGCCATTGATACCGACAAGCCTAT encodes the following:
- a CDS encoding tetratricopeptide repeat protein; protein product: MSSLQHIDSEERLIKAIQEAVDLHRSGDLAAAESSYRRVLDVLPGSWQILYNIGLVLHESGRLDEAIATYHQALDCGGDDHDLYFNLAHAHKQQGHLDAAIDLYRTALAGMPSSTDASYNLAGCYLAKGKYEPARQLYREILQTNPDHLSALNNLAYLEHRTDNVDVALGYYRKLLALSPEHAAADYMVAVLTGAERSSAPASYVEEMFDRYADHYEESLVSELSYSVPDQLFQLRCKRCGQSRVAAVLDLGCGTGLSGIRFGEIADCLHGVDLSRNMLAEAARKKCYDTLYHAAIESFLQSSETRAYDLIIAADVFAYIGDVRQVFALSRKKTVDGGWLFFSVEELRESDCSMRLGPTGRFAHGDRCIRELAVETGWLVATSEKVLLRQEKGEWVQGVIYGLQNLN
- a CDS encoding DUF2065 domain-containing protein, encoding MKLLLLVVGMVLIVEGLPYAVAPEKMKEWLTKLQELPLSTMRFFGFFSLGLGLLICWLVQSSALFN